The proteins below are encoded in one region of Fibrella aestuarina BUZ 2:
- the mfd gene encoding transcription-repair coupling factor, translating into MTTNQLLSLYTEDPFIQILAKPLQERTQPGASDPVRVQVKGVAGSLDAILAASLTKLLGGNHLFVLTDREEASFFFNDLQNILGLTDRPDSSRTDVTADTHGNVLLFPMSYKKPYQYEEVENANVLLRAEVLNRISLNPKEGSLIVTYPEALFEKVINKKSLKANTLAVRIGDKIDSSFVAELLQSYEFEKTDFVYEAGQFSIRGGIIDVFSFASEFPYRIELFGDEVESLRHFNPETQLSTDRLDQISIIPNVQTRLTQENRESFLNFLPKDTCAWFKDVEFALEIIEKCFERAEQSLEQVTSGGGNIQIVEDPERLFETRRAFLNQIKGLSTVEFGRKFYFKTETKLTYPSKPQPSFNKDFKRVADALTDNQSRGYTNVLVAESYKQLERLKVIFDEVDPFLKFQTMQVGIREGFIDDTTKIVCFTDHQIFDRYFKYRVRDKFSKSKALTLRELKTLQPGDYVTHVDHGIGRFAGMEKVDVGGNEQEAIRLIYRDNDMLLVSIHALHKIAKYSGKEGGPPTMSKLGSQEWELKKSKVRKQVKDIARELITLYAKRRNAPGFRYSPDSFLQAELESSFIYEDTPDQAKATADVKTDMERPHPMDRLVCGDVGFGKTEVAIRAAFKAVTDNKQVAVLVPTTILAMQHYNTFKDRLAQFPVKVGYINRFKSAAQIKETLRQAASGELGILIGTHRIVNKDIKFKDLGLLIIDEEQKFGVKTKDRLKEMRVEVDVLTLTATPIPRTLHFSLMGARDLSVIATPPPNRQPVTTEIHAFSDTILRDAVSYELKRGGQVFMVHNRVSDIESIGNKIMRLVPDARIGIAHGQMEGDRLEKVMTRFIEGETDVLVSTNIIESGLDIPNANTIIINQAHNFGLSDLHQMRGRVGRSNKKAFCYLLTPPASVLTSDARKRLQTLEDFSDLGEGFKIAMRDLDIRGAGNLLGAEQSGFVNDLGYEMYHQILDESVQELRETEFKELFQETPDVFKPMLPDTVIETDLEVLIPETYVTNISERLSLYTRLDNIKDKAELQAFKKEVADRFGPPPAGVDNLFKMVAVRWKAEELHLEKLSLKNTIMKGSFVSSEKDSRADAFFSSDRFGKVIDYVKAHPKSCSLRDVKNRLIFTHEGVRTIDQLNEILSELTS; encoded by the coding sequence TTGACAACGAATCAGTTATTGTCCTTATATACTGAGGACCCGTTCATACAAATTCTGGCGAAACCGTTGCAGGAACGTACCCAGCCGGGTGCAAGCGATCCGGTACGTGTGCAGGTAAAGGGCGTCGCTGGAAGCCTCGACGCCATTTTGGCGGCCTCGCTCACGAAGCTGCTCGGAGGCAACCATCTGTTTGTGCTGACCGACCGCGAAGAAGCGTCTTTTTTCTTCAACGATCTGCAAAACATACTCGGCCTAACCGACCGCCCCGATTCGTCGCGCACCGACGTAACGGCCGATACACACGGCAACGTGTTGCTCTTTCCGATGTCGTACAAGAAGCCGTACCAGTACGAAGAGGTCGAGAACGCCAACGTGCTGCTACGGGCCGAAGTGCTGAACCGCATCAGCCTTAACCCGAAAGAAGGGAGCCTGATTGTAACGTACCCGGAGGCCTTATTTGAGAAGGTGATCAATAAGAAATCACTGAAAGCAAATACGTTGGCCGTCCGCATTGGCGACAAGATCGATTCCAGCTTCGTGGCCGAGCTGCTTCAATCCTACGAATTTGAGAAGACCGATTTTGTCTACGAAGCGGGGCAGTTTTCCATCCGTGGGGGCATTATCGACGTCTTTTCCTTTGCCAGCGAGTTTCCGTACCGAATCGAGCTGTTTGGCGATGAGGTTGAAAGCCTCCGCCATTTCAATCCCGAAACACAGCTATCGACCGATCGGCTCGATCAGATCAGCATCATTCCGAACGTACAGACGCGCCTCACGCAGGAGAACCGCGAATCGTTTCTGAACTTCCTGCCCAAAGACACCTGCGCCTGGTTTAAAGACGTAGAATTTGCGCTCGAAATCATTGAGAAATGCTTCGAACGCGCCGAGCAGAGTCTGGAACAGGTAACGAGTGGGGGCGGCAATATTCAGATCGTGGAAGATCCCGAGCGCCTGTTTGAAACACGCCGAGCCTTCCTGAATCAGATTAAGGGCCTGAGCACGGTCGAGTTTGGACGCAAGTTTTATTTCAAAACCGAGACGAAACTAACGTACCCATCCAAGCCGCAGCCGTCGTTCAATAAAGATTTCAAGCGCGTTGCCGACGCCCTCACCGACAATCAGAGCCGAGGATACACCAACGTTTTGGTAGCTGAGTCGTACAAGCAATTGGAGCGGCTCAAAGTGATTTTCGATGAAGTCGACCCGTTCCTTAAATTCCAGACCATGCAGGTGGGTATTCGGGAAGGGTTCATTGACGACACGACCAAGATTGTCTGCTTCACCGACCACCAGATTTTCGACCGGTACTTCAAATACCGGGTACGTGACAAGTTCAGCAAGTCGAAGGCGCTCACCCTGCGCGAGCTGAAAACGCTTCAGCCCGGCGACTACGTGACGCACGTCGATCACGGTATTGGCCGGTTTGCCGGCATGGAGAAAGTTGATGTAGGCGGTAACGAACAGGAGGCGATCCGGCTTATTTACCGCGACAACGATATGCTGCTGGTGAGCATCCACGCCCTGCATAAAATTGCCAAATACAGCGGAAAGGAGGGAGGCCCACCCACAATGAGCAAGCTTGGCTCGCAGGAGTGGGAGTTGAAGAAATCGAAAGTCAGGAAGCAGGTCAAAGACATTGCCCGCGAGCTGATCACGCTCTACGCCAAACGCCGTAACGCGCCCGGCTTCCGTTACTCGCCCGATTCGTTCCTGCAAGCCGAACTGGAATCGTCGTTTATCTACGAAGACACGCCCGATCAGGCCAAAGCTACGGCCGACGTGAAGACCGACATGGAGCGGCCCCACCCAATGGACCGGCTCGTTTGCGGCGACGTGGGTTTTGGCAAAACTGAAGTGGCGATTCGGGCGGCATTTAAGGCGGTTACCGATAATAAGCAAGTGGCCGTACTCGTGCCAACGACCATCTTAGCGATGCAGCATTACAACACTTTCAAAGATCGCCTCGCACAGTTTCCGGTCAAGGTGGGCTACATCAATCGGTTTAAATCGGCCGCGCAGATCAAAGAAACGCTGCGGCAGGCAGCTTCCGGCGAATTGGGTATCCTGATTGGTACGCACCGGATCGTAAACAAGGATATCAAGTTTAAAGACCTGGGCCTGCTGATCATCGACGAAGAGCAGAAGTTTGGGGTAAAAACCAAAGATCGGCTTAAAGAAATGCGGGTCGAGGTTGATGTACTGACGCTCACGGCCACGCCTATTCCACGCACGCTGCATTTCTCGCTGATGGGTGCGCGCGATTTGTCGGTCATTGCAACCCCGCCGCCCAACCGGCAGCCGGTAACGACCGAGATTCACGCTTTCAGCGACACTATTCTGCGCGATGCCGTCAGCTATGAACTGAAACGGGGCGGACAGGTATTTATGGTGCACAATCGGGTCAGCGATATCGAGTCGATCGGCAACAAAATTATGCGGCTGGTGCCCGACGCCCGGATTGGTATTGCTCACGGACAGATGGAAGGCGACCGGCTTGAAAAGGTGATGACACGTTTCATCGAAGGTGAAACCGACGTGCTTGTGTCGACCAACATCATCGAATCGGGCCTCGACATTCCGAACGCCAACACGATCATTATCAATCAGGCGCACAACTTTGGCTTATCGGATCTTCATCAGATGCGCGGTCGGGTAGGGCGGTCCAACAAGAAAGCGTTCTGTTACCTGCTGACGCCGCCTGCCTCGGTGCTTACGTCTGATGCCCGCAAGCGCCTGCAAACGCTTGAAGATTTCTCGGATCTCGGCGAAGGCTTCAAGATTGCCATGCGCGATCTCGACATCCGGGGCGCGGGCAATTTGCTGGGGGCTGAACAGAGCGGTTTTGTCAACGACCTCGGTTACGAGATGTACCATCAGATTCTGGATGAGTCGGTGCAGGAACTGCGCGAAACCGAATTCAAAGAGCTTTTCCAGGAGACGCCGGACGTGTTCAAACCCATGTTGCCCGACACCGTTATCGAGACGGATCTGGAAGTGTTGATTCCCGAAACATACGTGACAAACATCTCCGAACGGCTATCTTTGTATACGCGTCTGGACAACATCAAAGACAAGGCTGAACTTCAGGCGTTTAAGAAAGAAGTAGCCGATCGGTTCGGTCCTCCGCCAGCGGGGGTCGACAATCTGTTCAAAATGGTGGCCGTTCGCTGGAAAGCCGAGGAGTTACACCTTGAAAAACTGTCGCTTAAGAATACGATAATGAAGGGAAGCTTCGTTTCTTCCGAGAAAGATAGCCGGGCAGACGCCTTCTTTTCGTCGGACCGATTTGGCAAGGTAATTGACTACGTCAAAGCACACCCCAAATCATGCTCCCTGCGAGACGTTAAAAACCGGCTGATTTTTACGCATGAAGGGGTCAGGACGATCGATCAACTGAACGAAATTCTGTCTGAACTTACCAGTTAG
- a CDS encoding SUMF1/EgtB/PvdO family nonheme iron enzyme, with protein sequence MSQKYQLKRAAYVLLAVAAFAACKTKHPTSVKPGKTSTATGIAYNQKEGFQVKKFSGPKAGPNLVFIEGGRFTLGALEEDVMNSRDNRERTVSIQSFYMDETEIANIHYLEYLEAIRRDSSEEVYSRALPDTTVWANPLSFNDSYVTQYLRYPSFRYYPVVGVSWVQANDYAAWRTGAVNADLYKKGNGSGKKSGGMKLSRKSKKDPAAETVQGAESNVAANKPSLESGLILPDYRLPTEAEWEYAAKALIGTQYVDENQSNQRIYPWDGSSVRNPKKGRKQGQMLSNFKRGRGDYAGIAGRSNDGAIITEQIYAYPANDFGLYNMAGNVNEWVYDVYRPLSFQVESDLNPIRRNGYLDEAKNYDKKGNQSIIDDKLRVYKGGSWNDVAYWLAPGTRRFMDQDSATATIGFRCAMIGVGRNR encoded by the coding sequence ATGAGTCAGAAGTATCAACTGAAACGCGCTGCTTACGTGCTACTGGCTGTGGCAGCTTTCGCGGCTTGTAAGACCAAACACCCGACGAGTGTGAAGCCGGGTAAGACGAGTACCGCTACGGGCATCGCCTATAACCAGAAAGAAGGTTTTCAGGTCAAGAAGTTTTCGGGTCCGAAAGCTGGCCCGAACCTCGTTTTCATTGAAGGTGGGCGCTTTACCTTGGGTGCATTGGAAGAAGACGTAATGAACAGCCGCGATAACCGCGAGCGTACCGTCTCGATTCAGTCATTCTACATGGATGAAACCGAAATTGCGAACATCCACTACCTGGAATACCTCGAAGCGATTCGCCGCGATTCGTCGGAAGAAGTGTATTCACGGGCGTTGCCTGACACTACCGTTTGGGCTAACCCGCTCTCGTTCAACGACTCATACGTGACGCAGTACCTCCGTTACCCATCATTCCGGTACTATCCGGTAGTTGGTGTTTCGTGGGTACAGGCCAATGACTACGCTGCCTGGCGTACGGGTGCCGTCAACGCCGATCTGTACAAGAAAGGTAATGGGAGTGGGAAGAAGAGCGGAGGAATGAAGTTGAGCCGCAAATCGAAGAAAGACCCGGCGGCTGAAACCGTACAAGGTGCCGAGTCGAACGTGGCTGCCAATAAACCAAGCCTCGAAAGTGGCCTGATCTTGCCCGATTATCGCCTTCCGACGGAAGCCGAGTGGGAATACGCCGCTAAAGCCCTGATTGGTACGCAGTACGTCGACGAAAACCAATCGAATCAGCGGATCTATCCGTGGGATGGTTCGTCGGTACGTAACCCGAAGAAAGGGCGCAAGCAAGGCCAGATGCTTTCGAACTTCAAACGCGGTCGGGGTGACTACGCCGGTATCGCTGGTCGGTCGAACGACGGTGCGATCATCACTGAACAGATTTACGCCTACCCCGCCAACGATTTCGGCTTGTATAACATGGCCGGTAATGTAAACGAGTGGGTGTATGACGTATACCGTCCGCTGTCATTCCAGGTTGAGAGTGACCTAAACCCGATCCGTCGGAATGGTTACCTCGATGAGGCTAAGAACTACGACAAAAAAGGCAATCAGTCGATCATCGATGATAAGCTGCGTGTTTACAAAGGTGGCTCATGGAATGATGTAGCCTACTGGCTGGCGCCTGGTACGCGCCGCTTTATGGATCAGGATTCAGCTACGGCTACGATTGGCTTCCGTTGCGCCATGATCGGCGTCGGTCGGAATCGCTAA
- a CDS encoding ComF family protein, translating to MNAFIRSVFQNFVYILFPTLCAGCFRMMYGEEKEVCTACRMRLPYVTTEEEQLALLQKFAGRVVVDYAYAYTYFAKKGLIQRLIHQLKYRGKTRLGHELGVWFGTELARKNGPHLDADWLVPVPLHPARRRQRGYNQSEEIATGLMQALGINMRTDLLWRTKFQASQTRKSRTERWENVSTVFSVIKPEQVRGRHLILVDDVLTTGATLEACVGELRAAGAATVGILVIATTR from the coding sequence ATGAACGCGTTTATCCGGTCGGTGTTCCAAAACTTTGTGTACATCCTTTTTCCCACACTTTGTGCGGGTTGTTTTCGAATGATGTACGGCGAAGAAAAGGAAGTTTGTACGGCCTGCCGAATGCGTCTACCCTATGTAACGACGGAAGAAGAACAGTTAGCGTTGCTTCAAAAATTTGCCGGGCGTGTAGTTGTCGATTACGCCTATGCTTATACCTATTTCGCGAAAAAAGGGCTGATACAACGGCTGATTCACCAGCTAAAATATCGCGGAAAAACCAGGCTGGGCCATGAGTTAGGCGTCTGGTTTGGTACTGAGCTGGCTCGTAAGAACGGTCCACATTTAGATGCGGATTGGCTAGTGCCGGTGCCGCTCCACCCTGCCCGTCGTCGGCAGCGGGGCTACAATCAGAGTGAAGAAATCGCAACCGGATTGATGCAGGCGCTGGGTATCAACATGCGTACAGACCTGCTCTGGCGTACCAAATTTCAGGCGTCGCAAACCCGGAAAAGTCGTACCGAACGTTGGGAAAATGTGAGTACTGTATTTAGCGTGATCAAACCAGAGCAGGTACGTGGTCGACACCTAATCCTCGTGGATGATGTACTGACAACGGGTGCTACGCTGGAAGCTTGCGTCGGCGAATTACGGGCGGCTGGCGCAGCAACGGTCGGGATACTCGTGATAGCAACAACCCGCTGA